Proteins encoded by one window of Fimbriiglobus ruber:
- a CDS encoding IS3 family transposase (programmed frameshift), whose translation MATKRKTHTAAFKAQVALAAIKGDRTINQVASQYDVHPTLIHAWKKQLLAGAETVFASGVKPTGPPDDKTDELYAQIGRLKVELDWVKKKSAALSVDARRALIDDDHPALSIRRQCALVGLNRSTRYYDPVPETAENLRRMRWIDEQYTRCPFYGSRRITAWLAGQGHEVNRKRVQRLLRIMGLEAIYPRPKLSAGPAHKVYPYLLRGVAIDRVNQVWSADITYVPLPSGFMYLAATIDWFSRSVIAWRLLNTLDGSFCQDMLDDALGRGTPEVFNTDQGVQFTARSWIDRVETAGASVSMDGRGRCLDNVFVERLWRSVKYEDVYLRGYESVSALTSGLRSYFAFYNGQRLHQSLDYRTPAAVYEGTSGDEERVFRPEALRGVKGFGAENHPAERIDE comes from the exons ATGGCGACGAAACGAAAAACACACACGGCGGCGTTCAAGGCCCAGGTCGCACTGGCAGCGATCAAGGGGGATCGGACCATCAACCAGGTGGCTTCCCAGTACGATGTCCACCCGACCCTGATCCACGCCTGGAAGAAGCAGTTACTGGCCGGAGCGGAGACGGTGTTCGCGTCCGGGGTCAAGCCGACCGGACCGCCGGACGACAAGACCGACGAGTTGTACGCGCAGATCGGGCGACTCAAGGTCGAACTCGACTGGGTGAAAAAAAAATCTGCCGCCCT CTCGGTTGACGCCCGGCGGGCTCTGATCGACGACGATCACCCCGCGCTGAGCATCCGTCGGCAGTGCGCACTGGTCGGCCTGAACCGGTCGACCCGGTACTACGACCCGGTCCCGGAGACGGCCGAGAATCTCCGGCGGATGCGGTGGATCGATGAGCAATACACCCGGTGCCCGTTCTATGGCAGCCGGCGGATCACCGCGTGGCTGGCGGGTCAGGGCCATGAGGTGAACCGCAAGCGGGTCCAGCGGCTCCTGCGGATCATGGGGTTGGAAGCCATCTACCCGCGGCCGAAATTGTCCGCCGGGCCGGCCCATAAGGTGTACCCATACCTACTCCGGGGCGTCGCGATCGATCGGGTCAACCAGGTCTGGTCGGCCGATATTACATATGTCCCGCTGCCGTCCGGGTTCATGTACCTGGCCGCGACGATTGACTGGTTCAGCCGGTCTGTCATCGCCTGGCGGTTGTTGAACACGCTCGACGGGTCGTTCTGCCAGGACATGCTGGACGACGCGTTGGGCCGGGGCACGCCGGAGGTGTTCAACACCGATCAGGGCGTCCAGTTTACGGCCCGGAGTTGGATCGACCGGGTGGAGACGGCCGGGGCGTCGGTCAGCATGGATGGTCGCGGGCGGTGTCTAGATAATGTATTCGTCGAACGGCTGTGGCGAAGTGTCAAATACGAAGATGTGTATCTACGGGGGTACGAGTCGGTGTCGGCGCTGACGAGCGGGTTACGGTCGTACTTCGCGTTCTACAACGGGCAGCGGTTGCATCAGTCGTTGGACTACCGGACGCCCGCGGCTGTGTACGAGGGGACGTCGGGGGATGAGGAAAGGGTTTTCCGCCCCGAAGCCCTCCGCGGGGTGAAGGGCTTCGGGGCGGAAAACCATCCGGCAGAACGGATCGACGAATGA
- a CDS encoding DUF6166 domain-containing protein, translated as MGSTIGFNWGYSGSGPSQLALALVADALGDDDRAQEHYQSFKFKVISRLEGDRFELSEDGIRKTVAALEAERGRGR; from the coding sequence ATGGGGTCCACCATAGGCTTTAATTGGGGTTATTCAGGATCGGGACCGAGCCAACTCGCACTCGCACTTGTTGCCGATGCTCTGGGCGACGACGACCGTGCTCAGGAGCATTACCAGTCATTCAAGTTTAAGGTAATCTCTCGGCTCGAAGGCGACCGCTTCGAGCTCAGCGAGGATGGGATTCGCAAGACGGTTGCCGCACTGGAAGCCGAGCGTGGGAGGGGGCGGTGA
- a CDS encoding tyrosine-type recombinase/integrase, whose product MALFTLLKITRTRYMVGKKHVKPTTPGAVKVSEESRHWYAYRRDGKKQIKVRLFTDKAASLSELAKLNTALERGEAGMTDPRKVHLERSAVEHLDEFLPVMRAKGKSEKDKDRKEAILRTFVEKLKSLSDLTTKSVDAYLVGVPGSSGNRKKHLSAISVWVEWLLRKDRIAINPLDRIDLPTGGKKAKTRRALPVLLIQKLLDAARARPLAAFHERYGTEVGPGVRQRERAQKKRDTATAALIALGRERALVYKTAVYTGLRLGEIASLRPCHLELDKKPFPRLEIPGVLTKNDQQARLLLVPSFAEELAAWIKDTGKKADDPLFHVPQGSVKIMQKDLEFAGIPYRTSQGDADFHSLRMTSNVMLGQAGIPARIRQLFMRHSDIRLTMSTYDDASFLELEPIIKAMEGLGLK is encoded by the coding sequence ATGGCACTCTTCACCCTGCTCAAAATCACCCGCACCCGGTACATGGTCGGGAAGAAGCACGTCAAACCCACAACCCCCGGCGCAGTAAAGGTTAGCGAGGAATCCCGCCACTGGTACGCCTACCGCCGGGACGGGAAGAAGCAGATCAAGGTGCGGCTGTTCACCGACAAGGCCGCGTCCCTCTCCGAGTTGGCGAAGCTGAACACCGCCCTCGAACGCGGCGAGGCCGGGATGACCGACCCCCGGAAGGTCCACCTCGAACGGAGTGCGGTCGAGCACCTCGACGAGTTCCTGCCGGTCATGCGGGCGAAGGGGAAGTCGGAGAAGGACAAGGACCGGAAGGAAGCGATCCTCCGGACGTTCGTCGAGAAGCTGAAGTCGCTGTCGGACCTGACCACGAAGTCCGTCGACGCCTACCTCGTGGGGGTGCCCGGTTCGTCGGGCAACCGGAAGAAGCACCTGTCCGCGATTTCGGTGTGGGTGGAGTGGCTGCTGCGGAAGGACCGCATCGCGATCAACCCACTCGACCGGATCGACCTGCCGACCGGCGGGAAGAAGGCGAAGACGCGGCGGGCACTCCCGGTGCTGCTCATCCAGAAGCTGCTCGACGCGGCCCGTGCCCGGCCGCTGGCGGCGTTCCACGAGCGGTACGGGACGGAGGTCGGGCCGGGAGTGCGGCAGCGGGAACGTGCCCAGAAGAAACGGGACACCGCCACGGCGGCACTGATCGCCCTCGGCAGGGAGCGGGCACTGGTCTACAAGACGGCGGTGTACACCGGGCTTCGGCTCGGGGAAATCGCCTCGCTCCGCCCCTGCCACCTCGAACTCGACAAGAAGCCGTTCCCCCGGCTGGAGATCCCCGGCGTGCTGACGAAGAACGACCAGCAGGCCCGGCTGCTCCTCGTGCCGAGCTTCGCCGAGGAGCTGGCCGCGTGGATCAAGGACACGGGCAAGAAGGCCGACGACCCGCTGTTTCACGTTCCGCAGGGTTCGGTGAAGATCATGCAGAAAGATTTGGAGTTCGCGGGCATCCCCTATCGGACGTCGCAGGGTGACGCCGACTTCCACTCGCTGCGGATGACCTCGAACGTCATGCTCGGGCAGGCGGGTATCCCGGCGAGGATTCGTCAGTTGTTCATGCGTCACTCGGATATCCGTCTTACGATGTCGACCTACGACGACGCCAGTTTTTTGGAGTTGGAGCCGATCATCAAGGCAATGGAGGGGCTGGGGCTGAAGTGA
- a CDS encoding recombinase family protein: protein MAAASSPASGARERNEEERQAKLARAEEDVRQIVAEFHARSPSRPGQPIGAAYARYSTKHQDSVADQIRAIFADAARKGVSIPLGHVFFDLGVRGCKNERAGLNALRECLGAKRAQVAFFFATNRLFRKTYRSLQFVEEEIVDRGLRGVFVKSGVDTADERRWRSLLTMNAMMDELVVGSSGEHIRAAHEGLIEKGFVCGPIAYGYAGEPVPRAVTRRGLPRTVLVPDPVTAGVVRRVFGWFVHDRLTVMEIVRRLNDDTDIPLPPRSKTGAWTREVVARVLRNPLYRGWLRYGVTESVWVSSKDYARKKRRPEPLKEQQVENLRLVPDSDWHAAQVLIREEAAKVVGRKPRDENASFLPRVLNGLFRCPVHDRRLYVGGGGGKYLVCKACLGVSAPARPLYSQLPRALAVRMTCEALAAAVRRDGELVERVIVGCRVAAESFQEIDPHPADELRTRIDRLDRQIKFVLRNSGETDADRAEAEVELRRMRRERDDIRAMLAAANAPADVAIPSDAEVRALVADMGRILTGLAGGTDADARQVRVLIDRLTGGRIDLEQIGERRAKRGWLRGRFRLRLAAAVHPAAAVDDAPVVVIDYRDDGPALPDEFIADVKQMYDEGLLLRVIATRLGVHRNRVMDALDAWYARRGEERPDGRGRRTILTTKQATVPQYVAIADRVKDLSDSGRSFAEIETSRGWTDAMVRAAWRHWHTSRGLPVPDGRAVRKARRPAAQQAPPVAPDSVDATGGRPPPEQ, encoded by the coding sequence GTGGCCGCGGCTTCGTCCCCGGCTTCAGGAGCCCGCGAGCGCAATGAGGAGGAGCGGCAGGCCAAGCTGGCGCGAGCGGAGGAGGATGTCCGCCAGATCGTCGCCGAGTTCCACGCCCGTTCTCCGTCGAGGCCGGGTCAACCGATCGGGGCCGCGTACGCCCGGTATTCGACCAAGCACCAGGACTCCGTTGCCGACCAAATCCGGGCCATCTTCGCCGACGCCGCCCGGAAAGGCGTCTCCATCCCGCTCGGACATGTGTTCTTCGATTTGGGCGTCCGCGGGTGCAAGAACGAGCGCGCGGGATTGAACGCCTTGCGGGAATGCCTGGGGGCCAAGCGTGCCCAGGTCGCGTTCTTCTTCGCTACCAACCGATTGTTCCGGAAGACGTACCGGTCCCTCCAGTTCGTCGAGGAAGAGATTGTCGACCGGGGGCTCCGCGGGGTGTTCGTCAAGTCGGGGGTCGACACCGCGGACGAGAGGCGGTGGCGGAGCCTTCTGACGATGAACGCGATGATGGACGAGTTGGTCGTCGGGTCGTCCGGGGAGCACATCCGGGCGGCCCACGAGGGACTCATCGAGAAGGGATTCGTGTGCGGACCGATCGCGTACGGGTACGCGGGCGAACCGGTCCCCAGGGCCGTCACCCGCCGCGGCCTGCCGCGGACCGTCCTGGTCCCCGACCCGGTGACCGCGGGCGTCGTGCGGCGGGTGTTCGGGTGGTTCGTCCACGACCGACTGACGGTGATGGAGATCGTTCGCCGGCTGAACGACGACACCGACATCCCCCTCCCGCCGCGGTCGAAGACCGGGGCGTGGACCCGGGAGGTGGTCGCCCGCGTCCTCCGGAACCCGCTGTACCGCGGGTGGCTGCGGTACGGGGTGACCGAGTCGGTGTGGGTTTCGTCCAAGGACTACGCGCGGAAGAAGCGCCGCCCGGAGCCGCTCAAGGAGCAACAGGTCGAGAACCTGCGGTTGGTCCCGGATTCCGACTGGCACGCGGCCCAAGTGCTGATCCGCGAGGAGGCTGCCAAGGTGGTCGGGCGGAAGCCGCGGGACGAGAACGCGTCATTCCTCCCGCGGGTTCTCAACGGCCTGTTCCGGTGCCCGGTGCACGACCGCCGGCTGTACGTCGGAGGGGGGGGCGGGAAATACCTGGTGTGCAAGGCGTGTCTGGGGGTGTCGGCCCCCGCCCGGCCGTTGTATTCGCAACTCCCGCGGGCCCTGGCCGTCCGGATGACGTGTGAGGCCCTCGCCGCGGCCGTCCGGCGGGACGGCGAGTTGGTCGAGCGCGTCATCGTCGGGTGTCGGGTCGCGGCCGAGAGCTTCCAGGAAATCGACCCACATCCGGCCGACGAACTCCGGACTCGCATCGATCGGCTCGACCGGCAGATTAAGTTTGTCCTTCGGAACAGTGGCGAGACGGACGCCGACCGGGCCGAGGCCGAGGTCGAATTGCGGCGCATGCGGCGGGAACGAGACGACATCCGGGCGATGCTCGCGGCCGCCAACGCCCCAGCGGACGTGGCGATTCCGTCGGACGCCGAGGTGCGGGCCCTGGTCGCCGACATGGGACGAATTCTGACCGGGCTGGCGGGCGGTACGGACGCGGACGCGCGTCAGGTGCGGGTACTCATCGACCGGTTGACCGGCGGCCGGATTGATCTCGAACAGATCGGCGAGCGGCGGGCCAAGCGGGGGTGGTTGCGGGGCCGATTCCGGCTCCGGTTGGCCGCCGCCGTCCACCCGGCGGCCGCGGTCGACGACGCGCCGGTCGTGGTGATCGACTACCGGGATGACGGACCCGCGCTCCCGGACGAGTTCATCGCGGACGTGAAACAGATGTACGACGAGGGTCTCCTACTTCGGGTGATCGCGACCCGGCTGGGCGTCCACCGGAACCGGGTGATGGACGCCCTGGACGCGTGGTACGCCCGGCGCGGGGAGGAGCGTCCGGACGGCCGCGGGCGGCGGACTATTTTGACAACGAAACAAGCGACCGTCCCACAGTATGTGGCGATTGCCGACCGGGTCAAGGATCTGTCGGATTCCGGGCGTTCGTTCGCGGAGATCGAGACCTCCAGGGGATGGACGGATGCCATGGTCCGGGCGGCCTGGCGGCACTGGCATACGAGTCGGGGGTTGCCCGTCCCGGACGGCCGGGCGGTGCGGAAGGCGCGCCGCCCGGCCGCCCAACAGGCACCGCCTGTCGCACCCGATTCCGTCGACGCGACCGGAGGCAGGCCGCCGCCGGAGCAATGA
- a CDS encoding 3'-5' exonuclease translates to MRLTFAHLALARPLAVLDLETTGVDPARDRVVEFAVLKIAPDGRSQLCHQRVRPGVPIPAAATAVHGITDRMVDTVPPFRVIARSLAAFLADTDLAGFGIAGFDLPILAAEFARAGVSFRVAGRAVVDALTVFHRHEPRDLGAAVRLYLGRDHPNAHAAAADARVAAAVLDAQVGRYGLPPTPPGLHATLVEVDVGRRFRRGPGGGVDFAFGKHAGRSLADVARTDPGYLEWMLGQAFLDDAHALVRRALAGQPLDVPNPVHTRRPA, encoded by the coding sequence TTGCGTCTTACGTTCGCGCACCTCGCACTCGCCCGCCCGCTCGCGGTTCTCGACCTGGAGACGACCGGGGTCGACCCGGCCCGGGACCGGGTCGTCGAGTTCGCCGTCCTCAAGATCGCCCCGGACGGGCGGTCGCAGCTCTGTCACCAGCGGGTTCGCCCCGGGGTGCCGATCCCCGCGGCCGCGACCGCCGTGCACGGGATCACTGACCGCATGGTCGACACCGTCCCCCCGTTCCGGGTCATCGCCCGCAGTCTCGCCGCTTTTTTGGCCGACACCGATCTGGCCGGGTTCGGAATCGCCGGGTTCGACCTCCCGATCCTGGCCGCCGAGTTCGCCCGGGCCGGGGTTTCGTTCCGGGTGGCCGGGCGGGCGGTCGTCGACGCCCTGACCGTGTTTCACCGGCACGAGCCCCGGGACCTCGGGGCGGCCGTCCGGCTCTACCTCGGGCGAGACCACCCGAACGCCCACGCGGCCGCAGCCGACGCCCGGGTCGCGGCCGCCGTCCTCGACGCCCAGGTCGGGCGGTACGGGCTCCCGCCGACCCCGCCCGGGCTGCACGCGACCCTGGTCGAGGTGGACGTCGGCCGGCGGTTTCGACGCGGCCCCGGTGGGGGCGTCGACTTCGCGTTCGGCAAGCACGCCGGCCGCTCCCTGGCGGACGTGGCCCGGACCGACCCGGGGTACCTGGAGTGGATGCTCGGGCAGGCGTTCCTGGACGACGCCCACGCCCTCGTTCGCCGGGCCCTGGCCGGAC